A genome region from Chitinivibrionales bacterium includes the following:
- a CDS encoding methyltransferase domain-containing protein, with protein sequence MSKSLPGNYAGYYDKAGFIPQQTDRHELAFFASLAPAGRPLDVLDLGCAEGALSVLLAQKGHEVTAADISPSQLQMVSENAETTGVKISTALCNIENDLSSLKGRQFDLIFCMDVLEHLKSPVAGLENIRSLLSEKGTAIIHTPNSCAFWQVVRYAMFRKKRKNYFDPRNVLDLHFQLYDAATLEKALNFVGLKVERFVSTRLSLPFIHRYKIFAPVFRVLSTIFPFLSDTLLVVCSKTEPIDMERQIEYWERKYH encoded by the coding sequence ATGAGTAAGTCGCTTCCCGGCAATTATGCCGGATATTATGATAAAGCCGGTTTTATCCCGCAGCAGACCGATAGGCATGAACTCGCTTTTTTCGCATCCCTGGCGCCGGCCGGTCGCCCGCTCGACGTATTGGATCTGGGCTGTGCCGAGGGGGCACTTTCGGTGCTGCTCGCTCAAAAGGGACATGAGGTGACCGCTGCAGATATCTCCCCCTCCCAATTGCAGATGGTTTCTGAGAATGCAGAAACAACAGGTGTAAAAATTTCTACTGCCCTGTGCAATATCGAAAATGACCTTTCCAGTTTAAAGGGGAGGCAATTTGATTTAATTTTCTGCATGGATGTTCTCGAGCATTTGAAAAGCCCTGTGGCCGGACTCGAAAATATACGGTCCCTGCTTTCCGAAAAGGGAACAGCAATCATTCATACCCCTAACAGTTGCGCATTCTGGCAGGTTGTGCGATATGCGATGTTTCGCAAAAAAAGAAAGAATTATTTCGATCCCCGCAATGTGCTGGATTTGCATTTTCAGCTTTACGATGCAGCCACTTTAGAGAAAGCACTTAATTTTGTGGGTTTAAAAGTTGAGCGTTTTGTTTCAACCAGGCTGTCGCTGCCGTTTATTCACCGCTATAAAATATTTGCGCCGGTTTTTCGGGTGTTATCAACGATATTCCCGTTTCTGTCCGATACGCTGCTTGTGGTATGCA